One part of the Rutidosis leptorrhynchoides isolate AG116_Rl617_1_P2 unplaced genomic scaffold, CSIRO_AGI_Rlap_v1 contig536, whole genome shotgun sequence genome encodes these proteins:
- the LOC139884328 gene encoding benzaldehyde dehydrogenase, mitochondrial-like produces MAALIRLSPFLSRSITSGFPLLSRGRNSVYSKALRIIRCNISTVASIAEPIIPSVKVKHTQLLINGKFVDSASGKTFPTLDPRTGEPIAHVSEGDAEDINRAVSAARKAFDQGPWPKMTAYERSRILLRFADLLEQHTDEIAALETWDNGKPYEQAANIELPMCVRIMRYYAGWADKIHGLTAQGDGPYHMQVLHEPIGVAGQIIPWNFPLLMFVWKIGPALACGNSVVLKTAEQTPLSALFAGRLLHEAGLPDGVLNIVSGFGPTAGATLASHMEVDKLAFTGSTVTGKTVLELAARSNLKPVTLELGGKSPFIVCKDADVDQAVELAHFALFFNQGQCCCAGSRTYVHENVYDEFVAKSKARALNRTVGDPFKSGIEQGPQIDTEQFEKIMKYIKSGTESGAILETGGERLGSKGYYVQPTVFSNVKEDMLIAQDEIFGPVQSILKFKEIDEVIRRANDTSYGLAAGVFTKDIDTANTLTRALRVGTVWVNCYDLFDAAIPFGGYKMSGIGREKGIYSLQNYLQVKAVVTPLKNPAWL; encoded by the exons GTAGGAATTCTGTCTACAGCAAAGCACTGCGAATTATTAGATGCAATATTAGTACTGTTGCTTCTATCGCAGAGCCAATAATTCCATCTGTAAAAGTAAAGCATACTCAGCTTCTCATCAATGGAAAATTCGTTGATTCAGCATCAG GAAAAACTTTCCCCACGTTGGATCCTAGGACAGGAGAACCCATTGCTCATGTTTCCGAAGGCGACGCTGAAGATATCAACCGAGCCGTCTCTGCTGCCCGCAAGGCATTCGATCAAGGACCTTGGCCTAAGATGACAGCTTAT GAAAGGTCACGGATACTTTTGCGATTCGCCGATTTACTTGAACAACATACTGACGAAATCGCAGCACTGGAGACTTGGGATAACGGGAAGCCTTATGAGCAAGCTGCTAACATTGAACTGCCTATGTGTGTCCGTATAATGCGATACTACGCTG GTTGGGCGGATAAGATCCATGGTCTGACAGCACAAGGTGATGGACCATATCATATGCAAGTTTTGCACGAACCGATCGGCGTAGCCGGCCAAATCATTCCATGGAATTTCCCTCTTCTCATGTTTGTTTGGAAGATCGGGCCAGCATTGGCATGTGGAAATAGTGTCGTCCTTAAGACGGCTGAGCAGACACCTTTGTCTGCTCTCTTTGCAGGAAGACTACTTCATGAG GCTGGACTTCCTGATGGTGTTTTGAATATTGTTTCTGGTTTCGGTCCAACAGCCGGTGCGACACTTGCAAGTCATATGGAAGTAGATAAG CTTGCTTTCACGGGATCTACTGTTACAGGAAAAACTGTTTTGGAGTTAGCAGCAAGAAGCAATCTGAAGCCAGTAACTCTTGAATTAGGAGGGAAATCACCTTTCATTGTATGTAAGGATGCTGATGTGGATCAGGCTGTTGAGCTTGCTCACTTTGCTTTATTTTTTAACCAG GGACAATGCTGCTGTGCTGGTTCTCGTACTTATGTACATGAGAATGTATACGATGAGTTTGTTGCCAAATCAAAGGCACGTGCTCTCAATCGTACTGTTGGCGATCCTTTCAAAAGTGGAATCGAACAAGGTCCTCAG ATTGATACAGAACAATTCGAGAAGATTATGAAGTACATAAAGTCAGGTACTGAAAGTGGAGCTATCCTCGAAACTGGAGGAGAAAGATTGGGAAGCAAGGGCTATTATGTCCAGCCCACAGTTTTCTCCAATGTTAag GAAGATATGTTGATAGCACAAGACGAGATTTTTGGTCCGGTTCAATCTATCCTAAAATTCAA GGAGATTGACGAAGTGATTAGAAGGGCAAATGACACGAGTTATGGCCTGGCTGCCGGAGTGTTCACCAAGGACATCGACACGGCTAACACGCTGACACGTGCATTGCGTGTTGGGACTGTGTGGGTTAACTGCTACGACCTGTTTGATGCTGCCATTCCTTTTGGAGGATACAAAATGAGTGGAATCGGTAGAGAAAAAGGGATTTACAGTCTCCAGAATTACTTGCAAGTCAAGGCAGTCGTTACTCCCTTGAAGAATCCTGCTTGGCTCTAG